From the genome of Pseudomonas bubulae:
TGCCGTACTGGGCACCCGGTATGGCAGCTGGCAAAGCTCCAGCACCAACTTCCCTGCCCCGAAAGTCAGCCAGACCCAAAACGATGTGATTACGCCTTACGCCGGCGTGCTGTACGACTTCACCGACGAGTTGACGGCCTACGCGAGTTATACCGACATCTTCAAGCCAACCACCAGCAAGGACGCCAGCAACTCCTACCTTGAGCCGGTGGTGGGCAGCAACTATGAGCTGGGGCTGAAGGGTAGCTTCTTGCAGGAGCGCCTCAACCTGTCGACGGCGGTGTTCTGGAGCAAGCAGGACAATGTGCCGGAAATCGATGACTCAGTACCACGCGGCCCCAAGGGCGAGGAATATTACAAATCCGGCGGCAAGGGCAACAAGATCAACGGTTTCGAAGTCGAGCTGGCCGGTGAAGTGATGCGCGACTGGAATATGCTTGCAGGCTACACCTACACCCATTCGCGCAACGCCGCAGGCCAGCGCATGAATACTGCAGCGCCTTTGAACATGCTGAAGATTTCGAGCACCTACCGCCTGCCTGGGGACTGGAATGCAATGACCGTGGGGGCGGCCGTCAACTGGCAAAGCGATATCTATCGTGCCGCCAATCGCCCGACCGGCGAGAAAAATGACAAAGGCAACCCGATTACCTTCAAGGAAGACATCACTCAGAAGTCCTACACCCTGGTCGACCTGATGGCCCGCTACAAGTTTGACGAACACGTCTCGGCATCCCTGAACGTCAAAAACCTGTTCGATGAAAAGTACTACGAAAACGTAGGTTTCTATAACGGCGTGTTCTGGGGTGATCCGCGGACGGTGAGCGTTGGCCTGGAGTGGACACTGTAGGCAGAGGAGGCAAACCTTGTAGCTCGTCAACTGCTACAAGGTTTTTCTACAGTTACAAATATTTGTTCCAGAACAGCATGCGCCCGTGCGCCGGGTCGAGCTGGCCATCGCTGAAGCCGAATTTGCGATAGGAACCTTGCGCCACAGGGTTGCCCTCGAGTACTTCGAGGGTGATCTTGCAGCAGCCGCGTTCGCGGGCGATGTCTTCCACCTTGAGCAACATCTTCTGGCTCAGGCCCAGACCGCGAAACGTATCGACCACCGACACATCATGCACATTGACCAGGGGTTTGCCGGCAAAGGTGGAAAAGCCTTCAAAGCAGTTAACCAGACCCGCCGCCTCACCATTGACGAACGCCAGTACGCTGAAGGCATGAGGGCGCCTGGCAAGCTCTGCCGGCAAGTGCGCCAATACCGTTTGCGACAACGCTTCACCTCCGCCCATCGGGTCCCGGGCGTAGTGATTCAACACGTCCCTTAACGCCTGGGCATGAACCGGGTTGGTATAGTCTGCTTGCACTACGACGACATCCGACATTACGGGTTTTCCTTGACGAGTCCGGGCATTGGTTTGTTGGAACAACGCCAGACCTTATCGCGGCCCCGGCAATGCAGACAAGTGCCTGTTTCAGGGGTTGGCAGAAACATCCAGCATCGGCATCACACTGGCAAGCTGATTCACAAAACTGTCGGCATCCGTGTAAATCAGTACATGCCGAAACTGCGAGTTGTCCTTGCGATATTCGACCTCATCCGCAATAACCTCACCTGCCATTTTCTGACTGATCAACAACACATCATATTCATTGGTGGGTGCTGCCTTCAGGCTTACCAGCGCCTCGCCATGGTACAAAGGCGCGATCCGGTAATAGCCCAGAATATTAAGAGCCCTTTCTATTTTCAGAGCCTCGTTCGGGTCTGCATCGGCAATCAGTATTCGTAAAGATTTTGTTGGCATTGCAGCCTCGTCATCCATGTGATTGATTAGCTTGAGCATAATGTTCAAGTTCGTCAGCCAACTGCTCCATACTGCTGTGAAGTGCATCGACCGCGACGGTGAGTTCTTCTGATTTTCCGGACTGGCAAACCGCTTCCAGTTGTTCGCAACACTCAATCAGCTTCCTGGCCTGAATAAGTCTGCCCCCTCCTTTGATGCCATGGGCCAGGGCAGCCAGGCCTGCGTAATCATCTTTCAAAAAGAGTTCGATCAGGGCAGTGAGATCGAGACGATTTCTTGTAGAAAGCTCTGCAAGAAGTGTATGAATCATCTGCTCATCACCCTGACTCAACTGTTTAAGATACGTCAGATCAATCTTATCGCCTTGATCAGATTCATCGGCATCGGTATATATCAGGTTCTGCGCCTGACCAGTTGCCAGGCAGGCGCTCAAGTCTTTCAGGCTGATGGGCTTGAACAGGCATTGATCCATTCCCGCATCGAGACAACGCTCAACTTCGCCGGGCTGTGCGTTCGCAGTAAAACCAAAAATCTGGCAAGGGGCCTTTCCCAGCTGCGCCTCTTCGGCTCGTATTGCCTGGGCCAACTGATAGCCATTGATGACCGGCATCGAGCAATCAGTAATTACCAGGTCGAAAGCCCCCTGCCGCCACGCCTTGAGGCCCAGCTCGCCATTCTCGGCGTCTGACACACGGTGCCCCAGATAGCTGAGTTGCTGGGCCAGCAGCATCCGGTTAGCCGGATAATCATCCACGACCAGAATGTTCAGCGACCGGGTAATGGCCGGGGCTTGCTCGAGGGCGTCTGCAGCTTGCTCTTCATGTTCAAGCAGAGGCACTACCATCATGATCTCAACTTGGGTGCCCAGCCCCTCAACACTGCTGAGGTGCAACTGACCTCCCATCATTTCGCAGAGCTCACGGCAAATCACCAGGCCCAGGCCTGAGCCCTGACGCGCAGATTGCGTGTTGTTACTGGACTGAACAAAAGGGTTGAACAGCAGGTTCTGGTCTTCCTCAGAAATACCCACACCGGTGTCCTTCACGCGCAAACAGATCGCTGTATGCTGCGCATCTGCAGCCAGCCCCAATGTCAATATCAGCCGGACCTCCCCCGTGTCCGTGAACTTGATGGCATTACTCAGCAAATTGGAAACGATTTGCTTGAAGCGTATCGGATCAATCAGCACATCCACATCCGCTGCCGGGCTCGATTCACAGACCAGGCTCAATTGCTTCTGCCGCGCCAGCCCATCAAACATTCGTGCCACGGCTTCTACCAGCGACTTGATATTTGAGCGTTTGGGGTGCAATGAAAGATGACCGGACTCAATGCGCGCGATATCCAGAATATCGCCAATCAAATCGAGCAACTCGTGGGCCGAGACTGAGGCCACTTCGATTGCGAAACGATCAATAACGCCTTGGTCGGCCTTTTTCATGGCCAATTCGAGCATGCCAATGACCGCATTCATGGGGGTGCGGATCTCATGACTCATGGTTGCGAGAAAGGTGGTCTTTGCCCGGTTTGCCGCATCGGCACTTTGCTTGGCAGCATTCAACTCATTCACCAGCTGCTGGCGCCTGCCTATGACTCTCTGCAAATAGGTAATCCATACAATGGCAACCAATAGCAACGCCGCGGCAATGGCAAACCCTCTTACAATCGCAGGACGGTTGCGCAGCCAGTAGCTCTCAACCTCTGGTGTGTCAGTGAACCAACGACCGGTCAGCTCACTCAAGTCTCCTGGAGTGATATTGAGCAAGGCCTTGTCCAGAATGGCGCTTAACTGCTGATCATTGCCGGCAGTGGCAAAACCGATCTGCTCGGGTTGAGTACCTACGGTGCTGGTGATTTTCAGCTGATTGTCAAAGCGTCGCGAAACCAGATAACGCGCATTGACCAACACGCTGATCGCGGCATCAGCGCTTCCCTCTGCCACCATGGCCAGGGCCGCAGGCGGGTTGTCTGCTTCCTGAATCTGAACCTGCGGATAGTTCTGCGCAATAAAGTCGCGCAGTACATTGCCGCGAACCATCACGACACGCCCGCCAGCCATTTCATCCAGGGTTTGAGGTCCCTCTGAGCCGATACGGGAAATAAGCACAAAAGGGGTTGTGAGGTAGGGCCGGGTAAAGCTCAGTTGATTTTCTCGGGCGGTACTGCTCGTGATAGCCCCCAACACATCTGCCTTGCCCGACTTGACCAGTTCAATCCCCTGCGCCAGCGTATACACACGCACTGCCTCGAAATTAAGCCCTGTGCGTGTACTGATGCTGGATAAAAGATCGGCAATCAAGCCTTTGAACCTGCCTTGCTCATCAAAAAAGGACAGTGGCTGGAACGCATCATAAATTGCCACTTTTAACCGCGGATGCTCAGCTATCCAGCGCTGCTCGCTGGCTGCAGGGGTAAACTGCCATGGGGCATACGTTTTTGGCCCGTCGAAGCTCCAGCGGCGCAGAATTGTCATGCGGTCACTGGCTGGGATCGCCGCCAGCGCTGTATTGACGATACGCAGTAACCCCGGATTTTTACGATTCACCGCAAAGGCGAAGGGGTTGTCTTCCAGTCGCGAGAAATCGGCCAATTGCACATTGTTCAGGTAGTTCTTGTGAATCAGGTAACTGGCACTAATAAAATCCCCAAGATATACATCCGCTTGGCCAAACGCCACGGCGCCAATGGCCGTCAGGGTTGACGGATACAACTGCAAGCTAGCTTTGGGGTAGAAGTCCTGGACCTTCTGCGGCGGCAGGTAGTGATCGAGCATGGCCACACGCAGCCCCGCCAGATCAACTGGCGGACGCTCCTGGTTACTGCTGCGGGTCACCAGAGAAGGCGAATCGTCTGCGTACGCACGGCTTAACACCAGCTCAGGATATTGCGCTTCGAAACCATTGGAACTGCTCAACAAATCCAGCTCACCACCCTTGAGCGCTTCTATCGCCTGCGGCCTTGAAGGGTAACGCTTGACCACAATGTCAGTGCGTAGCAACTGCGACAGCAGTTGCGCGTAGTCGGCCGTCAACCCTTCAAAGTCCTGACCGTTTACCGTCATTTCAAAAGGACCGTAGTCAGGTGCGGAGATACCCAGACGCAAAGGTCCGTGTTGCTTGAGCCACTGCCTGTCTGATGGTTCAAGTGCCACGCTGTACGCCTCGACATTGGAGCGCCCCATCAATTGCAAGGTCTGTACTTTTGGGTCAGCGGCTGCAACGGGCTGTCCAAGAACCAGGAGCAGCCCTGCAAGCCCCAGACATTGAAGGATGTTCAATTAAATCAAATCATTGCGCTTGGCAAATTCAGCCAAGTAGACGACCGATTTTATATTCAACTTTTCGATCAGGCGCGCCTTGTAAGTACTGATGGTTTTGCTGCTAAGAATCATATCTTCAGCAATCTTCTTATTACTCAGGCCCCGGGCAAGCTGTTGCAGTATGTACAATTCTCGCGCCGACAAATTCTGTATCAATTCTATGTCGCTCATACTTGTATCACTGTTTCGCACTGAGCTGGCCGCCAAAAATGGAAAAAAGGTATAGCCGTCCATCCTGAATTCAACACATAAGTGCAACGCTCACCCCTGTATGCACTTCGTACGGCGTCTTCCAGCCCAAGCGCTTGCGCGGGCGTAGATTGATCCTCGCTACTGTCCGATTGACGGCTTCGACGGTCAGCTTGCTGAAGTCGCTGCCCTTGGGGAAATACTGGCGGAGCAGACCGTTGGTGTTTTCATTGGTGCCACGTTGCCAGGATGAATAGGGGTCTGCAAAAAAGACCTGGCACTGGCTCCGTAGCGCGATGCGTTCATGCCCGGCAAACTCCCTTCCGTTATCCAGCGTCAGCGTGTGAGCGGCATGGCCCTGAAGCATCAGATTGATCGCCCGCGTTACCTGCCGGCGCGTTCTGCGCTTGACCGGATAGGCGCTCAGATAGCCGCTTTTGCGATCAACCAGGGTCACCAGGTTACCGCCCAGTCCATGTACCGTATCGCCCTCCCAGTCCCCCAGGCGCTCGCGGCTTTCGACCTCGGCTGGGCGTTCACTGATTGACACGCGATTACGCAGCTGCCCGCGCCGATCGTGGCTTCCATAGCGTTTCCGGTAGCGCTTTCGGCGATGTCGCAGATAGGTATAAAGCTCACCACCGGCGCGCTGTTCGGCGGCAATGAACCGATAAATCCACTCATGGCTGACCGCCCGGCTTGGCTGCTCCTGCTTCAACCGCTGGGCGATCTGCTCCGGACTCATGCCATGCTTGAGCCACACCGGGAGATGATGGCTGAGCCATGTCGCCGGCTTGCAAAACTTGCGCGCACCCGCTCGACGAGCATCACTTTCATGGGCCGCAGAAACAGCCTTGTAGATATTCTGGGTGCTGTTGCGGCGAACCTCGCGACTGATCGTCGAGGGATGCACGCCGACCCGCTTTGCAATGCTCGCCTGGCTCTCTGCGGCGCTCAAGCCAGCCTCAATCTGGTAACGTTGTCCCTGAGTCAGCTGCCGGTAATGCGTAGTCATCTGCGCTTGAATCCTTCGGTGTGAGAGCCTGGATTCTACCGGTGGCTGGCTCTCTGCCTCTCGTTTCAAGCGTTGCGCTTATTCTATGAATTCAGGCATGATTACTTTTACCGCTCTCATCAACTCAGTGAGATCCTGGCCTTTGGTAATAAAACCTGCCGCCCCTGCTTTCATGCTCCGCTGCGAATAAAACAGGGGGGATTGGGACGTGACCACCAAAATGCGACTTTTAACCTCCGAAGCCCTGATTCTGTTGATCACCTCCAGACCATCCAGGCCTGGCATGGTGATATCAAGGATGATCAAGTCAACATTATGCTTGCGAGCCAATTGAACAGCATCGGCGCCATTGTCTGCTTCAGCCACGACTTCATGACCATCACTCTCCAGCAACAACTTCATCGCCGATCGAATAAGTGGATGATCATCAGCAATCAACACTCTCATACATTTAACCCTCTAGTAGTAAGCCGGGCATCAGCGTATGTCAGGCGTGAATGTATCGTTTTGAATAGGTTCAATTGGTTATTCTCAAAAAAACAACCGAATGAGTGATACTGAAATTATAGGATAAATCCTGCAATCAGCGTCCACCATTGCGACAATATTCGCGCATAACACACATAGCCCGTTCGCAATCGCGCCGCGCATAATCACTAATCGAATACGATTTACGAGAAGGGAAATAGCTACACGTCATGTGCGAATTTTCTTAATCTTCCAAATGGTTGTGGGTAAATCACTGCAGTCTGTTGATCCATCACACCGGCCCTTTAAGACCAGGGCCCACGCAAAGACAAAAGACTGCAGTTTTTCGGCCAACTGCCCCGGCCAGGCCTTATTGCCAGCCAAACCTGCGAATATAAAAGCTTTTCACGGCCTGGGTCAGCGCCATGTAAGCCAGTAAAATCACGGGCAAGAACACAAAGTACAGCGGCGGCAGCGCCTGCAATTTGAAGTAGCCCGCCAGTGGCCCCATCGGCAGGAAGATGCCCACTGCCATGATCACCCCTGTCATCACCATCAGCGGCATCGCTGCGCGGCTCTGCAGAAACGGGATTTTAGGCGTGCGAATCATGTGCACGATCAGGGTTTGAGTCAGCAACCCGACCACGAACCAGCCCGACTGGAAAAGGGTCTGGTGTTCAGGTGTGTTGGCCTTGAACACGTACCACATCAAGCCAAACGTCAGGATGTCGAAAATCGAACTGATCGGCCCAAAAAACAGCATGAAACGGCCTACATCCGCAGGCTGCCAGCGCTGTGGCTTTTTCAGCATTTCCTCATCGACGTTATCGAACGGGATGGCAATTTGTGACACGTCATACAGCAAGTTCTGAACCAGCAAATGCATTGGCAACATCGGCAAAAAAGGAATGAATGCACTGGCCACCAGCACCGAGAACACATTGCCGAAGTTCGAACTGGCTGTCATTTTGATGTACTTGAGCATATTGGCGAAGGTTCTACGCCCTTCCAGCACGCCCTCCTCCAGCACCATCAGGCTTTTCTCCAGCAGGATGATGTCAGCTGCTTCCTTGGCAATATCCACGGCACTGTCCACCGATATGCCGATATCCGCCGTGCGCAGTGCCGGAGCGTCGTTGATGCCATCACCCATAAAACCCACAACATGGCCATTAGCCTTGAGTAAACGCACGATGCGTTCCTTGTGCGTGGGTGTCAGTTTGGCAAATACGTTGGTGGTCTCCACAGCCACGGCCAGTTGGGCATCCGTCATCCGTTCAATATCATTGCCCATCAGCAAGCCTTGCTGCTC
Proteins encoded in this window:
- a CDS encoding GNAT family N-acetyltransferase, which gives rise to MSDVVVVQADYTNPVHAQALRDVLNHYARDPMGGGEALSQTVLAHLPAELARRPHAFSVLAFVNGEAAGLVNCFEGFSTFAGKPLVNVHDVSVVDTFRGLGLSQKMLLKVEDIARERGCCKITLEVLEGNPVAQGSYRKFGFSDGQLDPAHGRMLFWNKYL
- a CDS encoding transporter substrate-binding domain-containing protein, with protein sequence MNILQCLGLAGLLLVLGQPVAAADPKVQTLQLMGRSNVEAYSVALEPSDRQWLKQHGPLRLGISAPDYGPFEMTVNGQDFEGLTADYAQLLSQLLRTDIVVKRYPSRPQAIEALKGGELDLLSSSNGFEAQYPELVLSRAYADDSPSLVTRSSNQERPPVDLAGLRVAMLDHYLPPQKVQDFYPKASLQLYPSTLTAIGAVAFGQADVYLGDFISASYLIHKNYLNNVQLADFSRLEDNPFAFAVNRKNPGLLRIVNTALAAIPASDRMTILRRWSFDGPKTYAPWQFTPAASEQRWIAEHPRLKVAIYDAFQPLSFFDEQGRFKGLIADLLSSISTRTGLNFEAVRVYTLAQGIELVKSGKADVLGAITSSTARENQLSFTRPYLTTPFVLISRIGSEGPQTLDEMAGGRVVMVRGNVLRDFIAQNYPQVQIQEADNPPAALAMVAEGSADAAISVLVNARYLVSRRFDNQLKITSTVGTQPEQIGFATAGNDQQLSAILDKALLNITPGDLSELTGRWFTDTPEVESYWLRNRPAIVRGFAIAAALLLVAIVWITYLQRVIGRRQQLVNELNAAKQSADAANRAKTTFLATMSHEIRTPMNAVIGMLELAMKKADQGVIDRFAIEVASVSAHELLDLIGDILDIARIESGHLSLHPKRSNIKSLVEAVARMFDGLARQKQLSLVCESSPAADVDVLIDPIRFKQIVSNLLSNAIKFTDTGEVRLILTLGLAADAQHTAICLRVKDTGVGISEEDQNLLFNPFVQSSNNTQSARQGSGLGLVICRELCEMMGGQLHLSSVEGLGTQVEIMMVVPLLEHEEQAADALEQAPAITRSLNILVVDDYPANRMLLAQQLSYLGHRVSDAENGELGLKAWRQGAFDLVITDCSMPVINGYQLAQAIRAEEAQLGKAPCQIFGFTANAQPGEVERCLDAGMDQCLFKPISLKDLSACLATGQAQNLIYTDADESDQGDKIDLTYLKQLSQGDEQMIHTLLAELSTRNRLDLTALIELFLKDDYAGLAALAHGIKGGGRLIQARKLIECCEQLEAVCQSGKSEELTVAVDALHSSMEQLADELEHYAQANQSHG
- a CDS encoding response regulator transcription factor encodes the protein MDGYTFFPFLAASSVRNSDTSMSDIELIQNLSARELYILQQLARGLSNKKIAEDMILSSKTISTYKARLIEKLNIKSVVYLAEFAKRNDLI
- a CDS encoding IS30-like element ISPpu17 family transposase; its protein translation is MTTHYRQLTQGQRYQIEAGLSAAESQASIAKRVGVHPSTISREVRRNSTQNIYKAVSAAHESDARRAGARKFCKPATWLSHHLPVWLKHGMSPEQIAQRLKQEQPSRAVSHEWIYRFIAAEQRAGGELYTYLRHRRKRYRKRYGSHDRRGQLRNRVSISERPAEVESRERLGDWEGDTVHGLGGNLVTLVDRKSGYLSAYPVKRRTRRQVTRAINLMLQGHAAHTLTLDNGREFAGHERIALRSQCQVFFADPYSSWQRGTNENTNGLLRQYFPKGSDFSKLTVEAVNRTVARINLRPRKRLGWKTPYEVHTGVSVALMC
- a CDS encoding response regulator transcription factor; this encodes MRVLIADDHPLIRSAMKLLLESDGHEVVAEADNGADAVQLARKHNVDLIILDITMPGLDGLEVINRIRASEVKSRILVVTSQSPLFYSQRSMKAGAAGFITKGQDLTELMRAVKVIMPEFIE